A part of Plasmodium gaboni strain SY75 chromosome Unknown, whole genome shotgun sequence genomic DNA contains:
- a CDS encoding putative EMP1-like protein, with product MLCGYEKYKKDTTNKRFDKTWCDIPTEDKTPQFLRWLLEWGEQACREKLQLSKDLKTKCNHMFDEYKKSGIGEIENTKCRSIINDYMNWYYKRNPEWNQLSKKYNTFIQENSTGNTKATEKTAQEYIKDKCVNCDCNLNDLNEISKVSDNKEELLKELISISDYDSTGPNSIMKKIVKISKFDRTTVRKTKDFLMDTFQKGLNYSILGTKIGIIGGIFGLDTVVNKIKEITDNINSSISQETKKSSQNIPAQTLIPARKTNPSTGKSLPLQETLSQYVIPTTVISVVGGTVLGLILYK from the coding sequence ATGTTATGCGgttatgaaaaatataaaaaagatacTACAAATAAACGATTTGACAAAACATGGTGTGATATTCCTACTGAAGATAAAACTCCTCAATTTTTAAGATGGTTACTTGAATGGGGTGAACAAGCATGTAGAGAAAAACTACAACTGTCCAAAGATCTAAAGACAAAGTGTAATCATATGTttgatgaatataaaaagtcTGGTATAGGAGAAATAGAAAACACTAAATGTAGATCAATAATTAATGACTATATGAATTGGTATTATAAGCGAAATCCAGAATGGAACCAACTAtctaaaaaatataatacatttatacAAGAAAATTCGACCGGTAATACTAAAGCAACTGAAAAAACTGCTCaggaatatataaaagataaatgCGTAAATTGTGATTGTAATTTAAACGATTTGAATGAGATAAGCAAAGTTTCTgataataaagaagaatTATTGAAAGAATTGATTAGTATATCCGACTATGATAGCACTGGCCCAAATTCAATcatgaaaaaaatagtCAAGATATCTAAATTTGATCGTACAACTGTTCGAAAAACTAAAGATTTCTTAATGGATACGTTTCAAAAAGGGTTAAACTATTCTATTTTGGGCACAAAAATTGGAATAATAGGAGGAATATTTGGTTTAGACACTGTTGTgaataaaattaaagaaattaCCGATAACATAAACTCATCAATATCACAAGAGACTAAGAAATCTTCTCAAAATATACCTGCACAAACTCTAATACCGGCTAGAAAAACAAATCCATCCACTGGTAAATCACTTCCGCTCCAGGAAACTCTATCACAATACGTTATTCCC